In Nicotiana tabacum cultivar K326 chromosome 21, ASM71507v2, whole genome shotgun sequence, one DNA window encodes the following:
- the LOC107791728 gene encoding uncharacterized protein LOC107791728 — MHEIDIHDLSDDADYAASIQQGSASMNRSDSSKQSSSGEQEGAEIVYLKDNVAIHPTQYASERISGRLKLIKQGGSLFMTWIPYKGQSSNARLSEKDKSLYTIRAVPFSDVRSIRRHTPTLGWQYVIVVLSSGLAFPPLYFYNGGVREFLATIKQHAYLVRSAEDANVFLVNDFQDPLQRTLSSLELPRAVSVANSPSSAAAPTDGETFDRNSAFLQENARQWQKHNDPARDLSIQVLEKFSLVTRFARETTSQLFREAQGDGFIPSDRRKQDQKTNDYPRIAESNDVQKLPEDVQVPADPLEFDKLSLVWGKPRQPPLGTEEWSAFLDCEGRVTDSEAVRKRIFYGGVEQGLRKEVWRFLLGYHSYDSTYAEREYLVSVRKSEYETIKNQWKSISKEQARRFTKFRERKGLIEKDVVRTDRSISFYDEDDSPNIKCLRDILLTYSFYNFDLGYCQGMSDLLSPILYVMEDESESFWCFVALMERLGPNFNRDQNGMHSQLFALSKLVELLDSPLHNYFKQKDCLNYFFCFRWVLIQFKREFEFEKTMRLWEVLWTHYRSEHLHLYVCVAILKRYRSKIIGEEMDFDTLLKFINELSGHIDLDAILRDAEALCICAGENGESCIPPGTPPSLPLDDASMYYQQDDDDVL; from the exons ATGCATGAAATTGACATTCACGATCTCTCCGACGACGCCGATTACGCTGCTTCTATTCAGCAA GGTTCAGCAAGCATGAATAGGAGTGATAGCAGTAAGCAGAGTTCATCAGGGGAACAAGAAGGTGCTGAAatagtatatttgaaagataatgtGGCAATTCATCCGACTCAGTATGCTTCAGAGAGGATCAGTGGTCGACTAAAGCTGATCAAGCAAGGAGGTTCTCTGTTTATG ACTTGGATTCCATATAAAGGGCAAAGCTCGAATGCAAGGTTATCTGAAAAAG ATAAGAGTCTTTATACTATACGAGCAGTTCCATTCTCGGATGTTAGGTCAATTCGCAGACACACTCCCACCCTGGGGTGGCAATATGTTATTGTAGTTTTATCATCAG GACTGGCATTTCCTCCACTTTATTTCTACAATGGTGGTGTCCGGGAATTTCTTGCAACAATTAAGCAACATGCATATCTTGTGAG GTCAGCTGAAGATGCTAATGTATTTCTCGTCAACGATTTTCAAGATCCACTCCAG AGAACTCTCTCCTCCTTGGAGCTTCCTAGGGCTGTTTCTGTGGCTAACAGTCCATCTTCAGCTGCTGCACCTACTGATGGGGAAACTTTTGATAGAAATTCTGCATTTCTTCAAGAAAATGCCAGGCAATGGCAAAAACATAATGATCCTGCTCGAGATTTGTCCATTCAAGTGCTAGAGAAATTTTCTCTTGTGACCAGATTTGCTCGTGAAACAACATCTCAACTTTTTCGTGAAGCTCAGGGAGATGGTTTCATTCCTAGTGACAGGAGGAAGCAAGACCAAAAAACAAATGATTATCCTCGCATTGCTGAATCTAATGATGTTCAGAAGTTGCCTGAAGATGTTCAAGTGCCTGCAGATCCCTTGGAG TTTGACAAATTGTCACTAGTATGGGGGAAACCACGGCAACCTCCACTGGGAACAGAAGAG TGGTCTGCTTTCCTGGACTGTGAAGGTAGAGTCACAGACTCGGAAGCAGTAAGAAAGAGGATATTTTACGGAGGAGTCGAACAAGGTCTGCGTAAAGAG GTGTGGCGATTTCTGTTGGGATATCATTCATATGATTCAACTTATGCGGAGAGGGAATACCTTGTGTCTGTAAGAAAGTCGGAATATGAAACGATTAAAAACCAGTGGAAG AGCATCTCTAAGGAGCAGGCTAGAAGATTTACAAAATTTCGAGAGAGGAAAGGCCTTATTGAAAAAGATGTG GTAAGGACTGATCGGTCAATTTCATTCTATGATGAGGATGACAGCCCGAACATTAAATGTTTGCGTGATATACTGCTGACTTACTCATTCTACAACTTTGATTTGGGTTACTGTCAG GGTATGAGTGATCTCCTTTCACCAATATTATATGTCATGGAAGATGAATCAGAATCATTTTGGTGCTTTGTGGCATTGATGGAACGACTGGGACCGAACTTTAACCGTGACCAAAATGGAATGCACTCTCAGCTTTTTGCATTATCAAAG TTGGTGGAGTTGTTAGACAGCCCTCTGCATAATTATTTCAAACAGAAGGACTGCTTGAATTATTTCTTCTGCTTCCGCTGGGTTCTTATACAATTCAAAAG GGAGTTTGAATTTGAGAAAACCATGCGGTTGTGGGAGGTATTATGGACGCATTATAGGAGCGAGCACCTTCATCTCTATGTCTGTGTCGCAATTCTGAAAAGATATCGAAGCAAAATAATAGGAGAGGAGATGGATTTCGACACGCTATTGAAATTTATCAATGAGCTGAGTGGCCATATTGACCTGGATGCTATTCTCAGGGATGCAGAGGCTTTGTGTATATGTGCTGGTGAGAATGGTGAATCTTGCATCCCTCCCGGAACTCCGCCTTCATTACCACTTGATGATGCTTCAATGTACTATCAACAGGATGATGATGATGTACTATAA